The sequence below is a genomic window from Glycine max cultivar Williams 82 chromosome 20, Glycine_max_v4.0, whole genome shotgun sequence.
TGGAGAAAAGGGTCCCAATGGTTTGAAATGGATAGAGAGCTTGCACAAGAAGTGGTGTCTGACAAAAAATACTTCCCAGTTTTTCAAGAGTATTGCAAAGGTTCATGTTATGCAGATGAACATTACCTGCCAACATATGTGAGCATCAAGTTTtgggaagggaattccaatagGAGCTTGACTTGGGTTGATTGGTCAAAGGGTGGTCCACACCCAACTAAGTTTTTGAGATCGGAGATCACTGTTAAGTTCTTGGAGAGTTTGAGGGATCAGAAATGCGAGTATAATGGGGACAGCATCAATGTTTGTTTTCTGTTTGCTAGGAAGTTCGCCCCTAGTACTGTGTCAAAGCTCACCAAGATTGCACCCATGGTTATGCATTTCTAATACTTTTACGGGCACAGAAACAGAAGTTACGACCATAACCAAattattcattcattcttttttattgtaagTTCTTTGATTATCCGGTGTAGACTTGTTTCATCAAATACACTATGAGCTATATCATTGGCTTAATGAATCCCTGTTGATAGTTTTACTTTTACTAATGGATAACAAAAGGCTAACAATCCAAAACCATCAAAGATGCTGATGAAACAAGAAGTTGTAGTACTGACAAATTAGACCACAAAAGGTATGCAATGGAAGCACATGAGAAGGAGCAAAACGGTGTATTTTATTTGGACGCCTCTTCCACATATTCCTTGACGGTCAAAAAAGACACCACAAATCCTCAATAGGCATGCTTTTCTCTTTTGAAACCGATTTTCATTTTAGCCCACTTCAACCATTATTGAACTGACCCAACAATGTATTCACCAAAACATgttactagtaaaaaaaaaatcaagaaagaaGGATTTGCATCAAACAAATAcgagattaaaaataatcagaaaCACAGAACCCCCCAATAATCTGATTTACAATACCACCATAGTCCTAAAATCACTGACTCGTTGTTCCACACGCATCTTCAGACAAGGAAGGTGAGTCAGACACCGAATCCAACTAGTGATGACACGGCGACACCTCGACCCCACGCAACTCCTCGATCATCTTGACGACGTGGGTCATGGTGGGCCGTTGATCAGGTGCAGCCGCGGTACAGGTCATCGCAATCTGAAGCAGCCCCACCATCTCCTCCTCAATATCCTTATGCCTCATCAGGTCCCAATCAAACACGTCAAGGGTCCACCTCTTCCTCGGCACTGACCGGACCCACATCGGAATGTCCAGCAACGCACCGAAACCAACCTCTTCAGTCTTCACCTTGGCGGGGAACTTCCCTGTCAGCAGCTCCAGCAGGAGCACACCAAAAGAGTACACATCAGATTCCTGCGTCTGTTTTCCATCCTCCGATGCCTCCGGCGCGAGGTAGCCGTTGCATCTGCCACCCACTGGGCCTGGGCGCGCGAACACGGAGAGCCCAAAATCAGACATGCGTGCATTCCCCTGCTTGTCGAGTTGGACGTTGGTGGATTTGATGTAACCGTGGATGAGCCTAAGGGACTTGCACGAGTTATGAATGAAAGCCACGCCTCGCGCCGCTCCCGCTGCTATCTTGAGCCTATTGGTCCAGTCCAGTGGGATTCGTCCCAATCCTGTCCACCACCAATTCAACCATCagctttcattttaatttcacaTTTTCCTAATGCCAAACCCTAGCTTCCACTTGTTAACCAAAGATAAAGAACACCCATCCATAACACATGGTTCATGATATCAAACTTCCAAATAATAAAGCAAGCTACATGGGAGGGTGACCTAGTGTGGGTATGGCCCTTGgtgcaaagaaaaaaataatttcaaagcaGATAACCAACCATTCTACTCTTCAACTCAGGGCAactaaagaacaaaaaaataaatgcaaaactttgtttttattttatttcattcatgtgacctggacaaaacaaacaagaaacagAAACAGCCATGAAGgtgcaaatgaaataaaatagatacCGTGAAGGCGCTGGAACAAGTTGGGATTGGACTCGTAATCATAGACCAACAACTTTATCTCGCTCGTGAAATAGTAAGCTCTCAAACTAACAACATTGGGATGTCTCAACCTTCCCAACACTTCCATGTGTTGTTCGAACTCTCTCTTCCCTGTCATGTATGTGCCACCGAGTCCCTTGACTGCAAACACGTTCACACCATCGAGCTCTGCCTTGTACGTAGTCCCAAACCAACCCGTCCCAAGCATTTCCGAAGGGGATTCCAGCAAGTCCTCAATTTCATACCTTTTCTCACCTTCGAAGAACACCATTCGATTCCTCTCCAACCCTCCCTGATCAGGGAACGGACTCGACGAGCACACAATCTTCTCACTATCGAAAACCTTCGATCCTTTCCCCCCCTTCAACTTATAGTTCCTCCAGAAGTAGCAACACAGAAGCAAAAACGCTATTGCAATTAGAACCAAAACGCCACCCGTAATAATAGCTATAAGCACCACCGGACTTATCTTCGAAGCACCCTTTTCGTGGCTTTTATTACTACTTGTTGATGTCGATGTTGGTGTTTTTGGCATTGGACTTGGCGAAGATGATACACTGGTTGTTGGGTTGTTGTTTGGTGGTATCAATAGTGACGCAATGGCGCTTTCGGATCCGGGTATTGTAGGGTCGGATGCACAGTTTTTAATTGGGGCTCCGCAGAGAAACGGGTTTTGCCCGAACGAGGATTCGGGGAATTTTGACAAGGACTTGGGTATCTCGCCGGAGAAGCGGTTGCTGGAGACGTTGAACTCTTGGAGTTCGGGGAGGTTCAAGTCGGGAATGTGGCCGGAGAACTTGTTACCGTCGAGACGGAGAGTGAAAAGGTGGGTCAAGTGGCCGACCTTCGCAGGAATCTCGCCGGAGAAGTTGTTGTTGGAAAGATCAAGACGGTAGAGGCGGAAGAGCGACGTGACGGTCGCCGGAAACTCGCCGGAGAAGGAATTGCGTGATAAGAAGAGGAGTTTTAGAGCAGTGAGGTTGGAGAGGTTGGGAAGGGGACCGGAGAAACGGTTTCCTTTGAGACTCAGAACTCGGAGCTGAGTCAGAGAGGTTAAGGGATGAATGGAACCTTCGAGGTCAAGGTTTTCGAGAACGAGTCGGGAGACTCGATCGCGAATGCACGACACGCCGCTCCAGGAACATGGGTTGTTGTTGGTGGTGCTGTTAAGGTTCCATGCTGTGAGCTTTTGGGAAGTGTCTGAGGCGGTTTTGAAGGCCACAAGGGCGTCGAAATCTGGGTTACTAAAACCTTGAACCATGAGAAGAATAAGAAAATGGAGAACAGCAACGAGGCGAGAGAGTTTTGCTCCTGCCATTGTTGTTCTCAGAGAGAGAGGAGTGAGGAGTGAGGAGTGAAGATTTCTCTTGAGTTTTCTCATTGGAATACTATTTATACTGGAATGAATGAATATGTGTATATGACAGATTGTATATTCTTCTAACAGAATTCCTAAATCCACTAACAGCCATGCACCACTAACAGAATTTGTTGCACCAAGACTATGTGAACTTTTTGCTGGTGTAATACTAGTACTActactttattattttcacaTCTTTTGATCTGAGACTTTAcgattttaattatcaatttactTTGTAACTCTTAGTTAAATGCTAACTATGTTTTAGTATATATATGactattaaataaattgtttgacttgaatttataagttttacaatattatatatatttaaattttttacgtAAATTTATGTCAATACTAAAGTTATTAGAATGAATAGTTATAAAAGCAACTTAATACTATTGTCTTctccaaaatttattaaataaagttacttaattttaaacaactcaTGAAATATCTCATTAAAGATActcttaaagaattaaaaaaataaaatattgagtataattttatttttatgttttttttatgatttttataataaatacttatttattttagttgttttgaCTAATGTTTTAAGAATAATTGTTAACAAAATTGGTTTAAATTTATATCAATTTAGTTTGCAGTAATACACTTTGACGTTAAGGCAATAATAATTTGAGGAGCTAAATGATATATTCTTTTTAGGActactatatttattatttattaaaattaaaataacttaaaaaatctttttatttgtgtaaaataaatttatttttgtttttaatctgtgaaaaattttcattcattttcataGTCCAAAAAGTTAACatcattaattttaagaaaaacataattatgcACCATTGCTAAAatagtttaagaaaaaatataattacatattcATGACTCAAAGTTGAGAATTTTGGTTAAGATAAAATAACACATACCAATTGATCCACTTGCATGGCAGTTAATTATTTATGTGTTTAATGAAATGTCAAAGCGATAATCTCATGTGTGATTCTAATGAATGTGGTAAAACAACTATTAgggaaaaatagtaattttagattatgaaaagatgaaaattaaataaaaatattggatgcaccaaaataaaaatttactcgTTTTAGTAGAACATATGACGTCAAATTTTAGAGGaccgaaattaaaaaaaattacttaattaaaatcTAAACCCACTAATCTTATACGTATTAAAGGTATATTTAAgtcataaaatttaatgaaaaatataaaattggtgatgtttattaaataataagaagaaaaaatcatataagcttgtatttttaataaatttaaattaataataaaaatattgctaATATTCCTCTAAAAAATTTACTATAATGCATATAAAAAGGAatttattatatcattattttaaactCCTTTCGATATTGAATatatgcaaagaaaaatataatttatacatattaagaaaattggttacaataatttaattatatcaatttcatttaaaacataagccttttttttcttctaaattatcCTTTAACTTggtataagaataaaataatcatgaaAACAAAACCTCAATTAAATGAAGCATTTGTAAGAAtgatctcattgaataagataaaattattcaaattttacttatatttaagatTGAAAGAGTACTATTTAATAATATGATACTCCATTTAATCTCCattataaacaacaaaaaaatcaatttcactcctattaaaaaaattaattaacttcattaaaatgtattaattctaattaaaaatgaacTTGAGTGAagtaatataaataaacaaGATATTATATCTAACAAGTCATATTTTGATGTCTTCATTTGTTTACTTGAGTGAAGTAAATATAAATACTTTCTATAAGTACTTTCTTAAATAAGACAAATTTTCCTATCTTAAATTGGGACATTAtccatttctttaaattttatgtaaaaaagaaaaaaaaaataacagtattttttgttttaaaataaatgttgttttagattattttataaaataagaaaaactaataaatagatgataataataataatataaaaataacattattaaatagataaatgatattagtattaatattacattaaaaaataaatatgatactcatttgaaaaaaaaaaaaaatatatatatattatcaccaactataataaataaattcttttgaaagttgaaacaaaaataattttcactacattcattcaattaaaattagtaaaatataatttttcactttACATTTAAATCACCTaaactttaatgataaaaatttaacttttaatatttatgcaccttatcttttggcttAAAACTTTACACTTAAGGTAACTTCGATATTCATATACTTCTCATAGgccaattatataaattaagcaATAAACTtagtatataattatttctaaaatctCAATTATATTATACCTTACATAAATTACCTTTCTAATAGAATCTCAGAGATGCAATCACTGTTGACTTCAAAATAAACTACAAAGACTTTGAACGGACGTTTTGGAAGTAAGCAAATTAAGAGGTGACTGATATTCTTAGAATTTTAAGCCAAATACCACTTAGTCACtgcatcatatatttttttgtattctcACTAGTTGCAAACTGCAATTTCTCACATGATAAATGGACCGATGAGGTTGAAGGAGAAGACAAAAATGGTTTAGGTGGAATTTGCAATAACTCAACTTTGCTTTCTAGCATTTCCAACACTTATGGCTGGTCGAGTGGAAGGGTGGGTTTGTATACACCATAAACCCACTATTGTCATCTTTCTCACCAACTTGTCATCACTTTCATTTCTTATGTCCTGTAAGCCAAGCTCCTGATTTGATTTAAGACATTGTAGATCCAATAGGGAAAGTATATTTCACTTGATGGGTCTACTTCAGccttaaaattcttttcttCCTCCCGTCATTTCTAAGATCGTTATTCCATAACTGTAAACATCTGACTTGTGTGATACTAGAAAAAACTTCTAGGGCAATATGGCCTGCTGTTCCTCTAGCGCCAAATATTGATACCatactttcttttcttgtgCAAATTTTTGCTAGTTCAAAATCTGAAATCTTGGGGTTGAAATTCTCATCCAAGAGAACCTTTATGCAGGTATTCTAGTCCTCGAGCACACCAATTGCAATGTGGAACATCGTTTGACAGTCCAATAGGCAATCTGTCATTAGGACATTTTCTTCATAGATAAACTTCTCGAGTGATCCATTAGACATAAACTCATACACCAAAGCTCCTGTAGAGCCATCGTAACAGAACCCCAAAAGAGTTACAATGTTGATATGAGAAGTTTTGCTTATACTTGCAACTTCATCGATGAATTTCTCTCCATTTCTTTCAATTCTTTCAGGATCTTCACTGCAACATAACGTCCATCCTGCAACTTTCCTTTGTATACACTACCGAATCCCCCTTGGCCTAATTAGTTTCTACAGAAGTTGGACACTGATGATGATTTTCACGGGTGTTGGAATCAACAAGTAAAAACAAATCTACTTTGCGATGAAAACTAGTTTTAGTTTCCAGCTTTTGGATGAGAAGTTCAACAACCTGGAAAAAAGGACTAGGGGAATAAgtatattaatcattaaaaaaaaaacagaactgCCAAAATCAACAGCAAAAGTAGAACATCTAGAAAATATATCCACATTCCAATAAATGGTCactaacaaatataaattaaacaaaaaagataCTAAGGCTCATTGAGTCAGCCTGAAAATCCTTTTCCATCTCAATCCCTGTATTGTTGCTACTTGGCACTTCATTGGAGTCATCTTGCTTTTCATTTTGCTAGAAAGCTAACCAGTTCCTGTGTTAAGGAAGTCATTGTCACAAGGAAACAAGGAATTGGCATACCTTCAAAATCATTGCCGCTCAAGTCCAGGTAATTCAAATGCTTTAAATCATCCAAACACAGACTTATCTCTTCAAAATCAAATGTTGTTGCAGACTACTCCAGCCCACTGGCAACAATTGGAATTGGCAGTTGCATTCCAAGCTGAAAGCCTATTTGAAGGATCTTTGGGATCATGCTTCAACTTTACCAGTGTCTCTCGCTCCATTAGGATGCACACTATCTCTGCAATCACCAAAAGGTAACGTAAATAATGAGAGGCGATAAAGGCAGACTAAGAAGAGAATAGAAATAGAGGAATTCATATTCATGATCATGCAACGCATGTATTGAAAACAagtgtttatctttttttataactgaaACAAGTGCTTCTTGGTTTTgcatataaattacaaaaaaaattctattatttaTACTGGTGCactgcctttttttttatttctttcttcattttcattattttttttaccttttttaatcATTGGCTTTAATATCCAAATCAAAACGTGTGAAATCAGCTAGTG
It includes:
- the LOC100783323 gene encoding probable leucine-rich repeat receptor-like protein kinase At1g68400; protein product: MRKLKRNLHSSLLTPLSLRTTMAGAKLSRLVAVLHFLILLMVQGFSNPDFDALVAFKTASDTSQKLTAWNLNSTTNNNPCSWSGVSCIRDRVSRLVLENLDLEGSIHPLTSLTQLRVLSLKGNRFSGPLPNLSNLTALKLLFLSRNSFSGEFPATVTSLFRLYRLDLSNNNFSGEIPAKVGHLTHLFTLRLDGNKFSGHIPDLNLPELQEFNVSSNRFSGEIPKSLSKFPESSFGQNPFLCGAPIKNCASDPTIPGSESAIASLLIPPNNNPTTSVSSSPSPMPKTPTSTSTSSNKSHEKGASKISPVVLIAIITGGVLVLIAIAFLLLCCYFWRNYKLKGGKGSKVFDSEKIVCSSSPFPDQGGLERNRMVFFEGEKRYEIEDLLESPSEMLGTGWFGTTYKAELDGVNVFAVKGLGGTYMTGKREFEQHMEVLGRLRHPNVVSLRAYYFTSEIKLLVYDYESNPNLFQRLHGLGRIPLDWTNRLKIAAGAARGVAFIHNSCKSLRLIHGYIKSTNVQLDKQGNARMSDFGLSVFARPGPVGGRCNGYLAPEASEDGKQTQESDVYSFGVLLLELLTGKFPAKVKTEEVGFGALLDIPMWVRSVPRKRWTLDVFDWDLMRHKDIEEEMVGLLQIAMTCTAAAPDQRPTMTHVVKMIEELRGVEVSPCHH